The following proteins are co-located in the Triticum aestivum cultivar Chinese Spring chromosome 1A, IWGSC CS RefSeq v2.1, whole genome shotgun sequence genome:
- the LOC123053000 gene encoding uncharacterized protein, with protein MRGIASAGTLRPGPSAAVRSKSNAAGRPTLHRRPLLHLRRSPEPSLPSIRRSRRLMPPLTAAARATSSVGDAFSELASAADFAGIASPDGRISVIGFGSLLSERSARSTFPELKGFRVAALRGFRRVFAHAAPIFFERGIAIEATKESSSLSVEHCEGEMIVVTVFEIKEEEVPAFIERELEFRFLAVAPEGLDGAPFPNPAVVCARYSDEEYFQVRCKGSKEIYNQHYGRYNIDKIWRNDILPCRLYLRHCVLAAKNLGEPAYSNFLDHTYLGDRRTTIREYLATTGAGIMEEEPPETLRSRYGG; from the exons ATGCGCGGCATCGCCTCCGCCGGAACGCTCCGCCCCGGGCCATCCGCAGCTGTCCGATCAAAATCCAACGCGGCAGGCCGCCCCACCCTCCACCGACGACCCCTCCTCCACCTCCGGCGATCGCCGGAACCCTCTCTACCGTCcatccgccgcagccgccgcctcaTGCCTCCTCTTACCGCGGCCGCCCGGGCCACCAGCAGCGTCGGCGACGCCTTCAGCGAGCTGGCCTCTGCCGCCGACTTCGCCGGCATCGCCTCTCCCGACGGCCGCATCTCCGTCATCGGCTTCGGCTCCCTTCTCTCCG agcggagcgcgagGAGCACGTTCCCGGAGCTGAAGGGGTTCCGTGTGGCGGCGCTGCGCGGGTTCCGGCGCGTCTTCGCCCACGCCGCCCCCATCTTCTTCGAGCGCGGCATCGCCATTGAGGCCACTAAG GAGTCCTCAAGCTTAAGCGTGGAGCATTGTGAGGGAGAAATGATAGTTGTCACTGTGTTTGAAATCAAGGAGGAGGAG GTGCCAGCATTCATCGAGAGGGAGCTCGAGTTCAGATTTCTTGCG GTGGCCCCTGAAGGACTGGATGGAGCGCCTTTTCCAAATCCAGCT GTTGTCTGTGCACGCTATAGCGATGAAGAGTATTTCCAAGTGAGATGCAAAG GAAGCAAAGAGATATATAATCAGCACTATGGACGGTACAACATTGATAAAATATGGAGGAATGATATCTTACCCTGTCGTCTATATCTCAGGCACTG TGTTCTTGCTGCCAAGAATCTGGGAGAACCAGCATATAGCAACTTCCTGGACCACACCTATCTGGGTGACCGGAGAACCACAATAAGGGAATACTTGGCCACGACCGGAGCTGGCATCATGGAAGAGGAGCCACCGGAGACGCTAAGAAGTCGCTACGGCGGCTAA
- the LOC123052989 gene encoding probable protein phosphatase 2C 48 isoform X2, whose product MSLPVHTTGVVGRAETKRGGGEETLSGCFFGVARMRQLSSLLQGLARSMALGKERKEEEQGTVLRTSGTLRGEGSGTLAAVWSRRGEKGTNQDCSVVWEGFGCQEDTIFCGIFDGHGQWGHYVSKAVRDSLPPSLVRRWQEAVTLASLINGEKKLCHSQFDLWKQSYLAAAAAVDEELRRSRRLDAVNSGSTALSIIKKGDTMVIANVGDSRAVLGTTSDDGSIAAVQLTVDFKPNLPQEKARIVQCKGRVYCDEDEPGVHRVWLPDREAPGLAMSRAFGDYCVKDYGVISAPEVTQRRITARDQFVILATDGVWDVVSNEEAVQIVAATPEREKAAKRLVQWAVRAWRRKRRGYAVDDCSAICLFFHHSPPS is encoded by the exons ATGTCCCTGCCCGTGCACACCACCGGCGTCGTCGGTCGCGCAGAAACtaagagaggagggggagaagaaactcTTTCGGGTTGTTTCTTTGGGGTAGCGAGAATGCGGCAGCTGTCGTCGCTGCTGCAGGGGCTGGCCCGATCCATGGCTCTGGGaaaggagaggaaggaggaggagcaggggaCGGTGCTGCGGACGTCGGGGACGCTGCGGGGCGAGGGCTCCGGGACCTTGGCCGCCGTGTGGTCTCGCCGCGGCGAGAAGGGCACCAACCAGGACTGCTCCGTTGTCTGGGAG GGGTTCGGATGCCAGGAGGACACCATCTTCTGCGGCATCTTCGACGGCCACGGCCAGTGGGGACACTACGTCTCCAAGGCCGTCCGGGACTCGCTGCCGCCGTCGCTGGTGCGCCGCTGGCAGGAGGCCGTTACGCTGGCGTCACTCATCAACGGCGAGAAGAAGCTCTGCCACTCCCAGTTCGACCTCTGGAAGCAGTCCTACCTGGCGGCCGCCGCTGCCGTCGACGAAGAGCTCCGACGCAGCCGCCGCCTCGACGCGGTCAACAGTGGCTCCACTGCTCTGTCCATCATCAAGAAGGGTGACACGATGGTGATCGCGAACGTCGGCGACTCACGAGCCGTTCTGGGGACCACGTCGGATGACGGCAGCATCGCCGCCGTCCAGCTCACCGTCGACTTCAAACCCAACCTGCCTC AGGAGAAGGCGCGCATCGTGCAGTGCAAGGGTCGCGTGTACTGCGACGAGGACGAGCCCGGCGTGCACCGGGTGTGGCTGCCCGACAGGGAGGCGCCGGGGTTGGCCATGTCGCGCGCGTTTGGCGACTACTGcgtcaaggactacggcgtcatcTCGGCGCCGGAGGTGACGCAGAGGAGGATCACCGCCCGGGACCAGTTCGTCATCCTGGCCACCGATGGG GTTTGGGACGTGGTCTCCAACGAAGAGGCGGTGCAGATCGTGGCGGCCACGCCCGAGAGGGAGAAGGCGGCGAAGCGCCTGGTCCAGTGGGCCGTCCGTGCCTGGAGGCGCAAGCGGCGGGGCTACGCCGTCGACGACTGCTCGGCGATCTGCCTCTTCTTCCACCACTCGCCGCCATCGTAG
- the LOC123052989 gene encoding probable protein phosphatase 2C 48 isoform X1, which translates to MSLPVHTTGVVGRAETKRGGGEETLSGCFFGVARMRQLSSLLQGLARSMALGKERKEEEQGTVLRTSGTLRGEGSGTLAAVWSRRGEKGTNQDCSVVWEGFGCQEDTIFCGIFDGHGQWGHYVSKAVRDSLPPSLVRRWQEAVTLASLINGEKKLCHSQFDLWKQSYLAAAAAVDEELRRSRRLDAVNSGSTALSIIKKGDTMVIANVGDSRAVLGTTSDDGSIAAVQLTVDFKPNLPQEKARIVQCKGRVYCDEDEPGVHRVWLPDREAPGLAMSRAFGDYCVKDYGVISAPEVTQRRITARDQFVILATDGVSSQPPFYALAVGTILLHRLMVVEKWRQVWDVVSNEEAVQIVAATPEREKAAKRLVQWAVRAWRRKRRGYAVDDCSAICLFFHHSPPS; encoded by the exons ATGTCCCTGCCCGTGCACACCACCGGCGTCGTCGGTCGCGCAGAAACtaagagaggagggggagaagaaactcTTTCGGGTTGTTTCTTTGGGGTAGCGAGAATGCGGCAGCTGTCGTCGCTGCTGCAGGGGCTGGCCCGATCCATGGCTCTGGGaaaggagaggaaggaggaggagcaggggaCGGTGCTGCGGACGTCGGGGACGCTGCGGGGCGAGGGCTCCGGGACCTTGGCCGCCGTGTGGTCTCGCCGCGGCGAGAAGGGCACCAACCAGGACTGCTCCGTTGTCTGGGAG GGGTTCGGATGCCAGGAGGACACCATCTTCTGCGGCATCTTCGACGGCCACGGCCAGTGGGGACACTACGTCTCCAAGGCCGTCCGGGACTCGCTGCCGCCGTCGCTGGTGCGCCGCTGGCAGGAGGCCGTTACGCTGGCGTCACTCATCAACGGCGAGAAGAAGCTCTGCCACTCCCAGTTCGACCTCTGGAAGCAGTCCTACCTGGCGGCCGCCGCTGCCGTCGACGAAGAGCTCCGACGCAGCCGCCGCCTCGACGCGGTCAACAGTGGCTCCACTGCTCTGTCCATCATCAAGAAGGGTGACACGATGGTGATCGCGAACGTCGGCGACTCACGAGCCGTTCTGGGGACCACGTCGGATGACGGCAGCATCGCCGCCGTCCAGCTCACCGTCGACTTCAAACCCAACCTGCCTC AGGAGAAGGCGCGCATCGTGCAGTGCAAGGGTCGCGTGTACTGCGACGAGGACGAGCCCGGCGTGCACCGGGTGTGGCTGCCCGACAGGGAGGCGCCGGGGTTGGCCATGTCGCGCGCGTTTGGCGACTACTGcgtcaaggactacggcgtcatcTCGGCGCCGGAGGTGACGCAGAGGAGGATCACCGCCCGGGACCAGTTCGTCATCCTGGCCACCGATGGGGTAAGCAGCCAACCACCTTTTTATGCCTTGGCTGTTGGCACAATCCTATTGCATCGTCTGATGGTCGTCGAAAAATGGCGGCAGGTTTGGGACGTGGTCTCCAACGAAGAGGCGGTGCAGATCGTGGCGGCCACGCCCGAGAGGGAGAAGGCGGCGAAGCGCCTGGTCCAGTGGGCCGTCCGTGCCTGGAGGCGCAAGCGGCGGGGCTACGCCGTCGACGACTGCTCGGCGATCTGCCTCTTCTTCCACCACTCGCCGCCATCGTAG